One window of the Pseudomonadota bacterium genome contains the following:
- a CDS encoding DNA methyltransferase, producing the protein MIEAYYDKNRFKLYKNNCIEALETIQEDSVDLIFADPPYNLSNGGFTCHAGRRVSVNKGKWDESRGMEKDFEFHKEWLASCKKVFKPNFFCV; encoded by the coding sequence ATGATTGAAGCCTATTATGATAAAAATAGATTTAAATTGTACAAGAACAACTGCATAGAAGCCTTGGAAACAATTCAAGAAGACTCTGTTGACTTGATATTTGCTGATCCACCATATAATCTCTCAAATGGTGGCTTTACATGTCACGCTGGCAGGAGAGTAAGTGTAAATAAAGGAAAATGGGATGAAAGTAGAGGCATGGAGAAAGACTTTGAGTTTCATAAAGAGTGGTTGGCTAGCTGCAAGAAGGTTTTTAAACCTAATTTCTTTTGCGTGTGA
- a CDS encoding DUF4143 domain-containing protein yields MFNLLDSRNDAGQLWENFLVVERMKKYAYQSLYGTFYFWRTYDGQELDFLEERDGKLSVQVVSTKKI; encoded by the coding sequence ATGTTTAATCTGCTTGACAGCCGGAACGATGCAGGGCAGCTCTGGGAAAACTTTCTCGTTGTCGAACGGATGAAAAAATATGCCTATCAGTCCCTGTATGGCACGTTTTATTTCTGGCGAACTTACGATGGTCAGGAGCTGGATTTCCTGGAAGAGCGGGATGGTAAGCTTTCCGTTCAAGTGGTCTCAACTAAAAAAATATAA